The proteins below come from a single Procambarus clarkii isolate CNS0578487 chromosome 26, FALCON_Pclarkii_2.0, whole genome shotgun sequence genomic window:
- the LOC123757013 gene encoding uncharacterized protein, with protein MSVPTFLSSSAAFDTLVKEIQPDYKANWKGRCWEGGLVKVSVRRRSRRFYIRSCTPTLDITLASLLNLTTSTTMRCLSVLAVLAVMVALAYGYPTIGIGAGLGAQAGLGAGLGPYGPGRYADPALYGPGPYGPGRYAPGW; from the exons ATGTCTGTGCCAACATTCCTGTCCTCCTCGGCAGCATTTGACaccctggtgaaggaaatccaaCCGGATTACAAGGCCAATTGGAAGGG ACGCTGTTGGGAAGGTGGGCTGGTGAAGGTTAGCGTGAGGAGGAGGAGCCGCCGGTTCTATATAAGGTCCTGCACACCGACACTCGACATCACTCTGGCTTCACTCCTCAACCTCACAACTTCTACAACCATG CGTTGTCTGTCAGTATTGGCGGTGCTGGCTGTGATGGTGGCCCTTGCCTATGGTTATCCAACCATTGGAATTGGTGCCGGATTGGGCGCCCAGGCTGGACTTGGCGCTGGCCTAGGTCCGTATGGGCCGGGTCGGTATGCGGATCCGGCTCTGTATGGACCGGGTCCATATGGGCCGGGTAGGTACG